From the Candidatus Paceibacterota bacterium genome, the window TGAACGAGGGTTCAATCAAAATGAGGAGCTGGCAAGAGCTTTCGTTGAGCACATGAATGAGACCACCGAAGCCATTTCCTTGGCTACAAATTTACTAATTAAAACTACTGACACATTACCTCAAGCCAGTCTTTCGCAAAAAAAGCGTCTGAGCAATTTGAGAGATTGTTTTGTCATTCCTAAATCGAAAAATCTTTCAGAAAGCTTTTTCAATAGCCCTCACGCCATTTTTGTGATCATCGATGACATCACCACCACAGGTAGCACTTTTCAAGAAGCTTGCCGACCTCTGATTGCTCTCGGAGGGCCCAATATTATCTGTCTTGCCGTCGCCCACTAATTGAGAGGGAACAAAAGATGTGTTAAAGTGGGCACGCAATAGTTGAGTAGACAGTGGGAGTATATGGAGACGTGTCAGAGTGGTCTAACGTACCTCTTTGCTAAAGAGGCAGGGGCTTTATACCCCCTCGCGAGTTCGAATCTCGCCGTCTCCGCCGTGAACGAACGCAGTGAGTGAACAAGGAGACGAGCAAAGCCCTTGAGGGCTTTGCGTGCGAGATTCGAAAAGGCTGAGTATATCGCGCGGAGCGGAGCGAGCACGATACGAAGCCTGTACCGCTCCTGTAAGGAGCGAATCTCGCATTCCTCCCTAGTTGCTAAATTTTTAAATTGTAAAAAACTCTCATAATGTTAAAATTCTCCTATATGGAAATCAAAGACAAAGAGCTCCACCGCATCGCTACCACCTGCATTATTTATAATGCTCAGAATAAATATCTGGTCACCAAAAGAAGCCCGACTAAAAAAGTCCATCCAAACAAATGGACGGTGCCCGGCGGCGGCTTAAATGTCGACGATTATATCAACACTCCCCAAACTCTGGGCAATGCCGGCTGGTATGGTGCCATCGAAAAAGGCCTCTTGAGAGAAATAAAAGAAGAAGTAAACGTTGTGATCGGCAAAGCCAAATATCTTCTCGACCTTACTTTCATCCGACCAGACGGCGTCCCCGTCCTTGTCTTGAGCTACTACGCTCCCTATATTTCTGGAGAAGTGATGCTTGATGAAGACGCTGTAGAATACCGATGGGTGTCGCTGGAAGAAGCCAAAACTCTGGATCTCATTGCTGGGATTTATGAAGAAATTGAGGAGGTGGAAAATATATTAAAGAGTAGTTAACAAGTCAATAAAATATGCTACACTGCCTCCGTAAATTGGAGAGATGGATGAGTGGTTTAAATCAGCAGTTTACTAAACTGCCGAGCCTTAATTGGTTCCGTGAGTTCGAATCTCACTCTCTCCGCAGCCAATTTATGTTTATGTGCATTTCCATGGGATAACAGCCCTTTATATGCCTGGATCGT encodes:
- a CDS encoding NUDIX hydrolase gives rise to the protein MEIKDKELHRIATTCIIYNAQNKYLVTKRSPTKKVHPNKWTVPGGGLNVDDYINTPQTLGNAGWYGAIEKGLLREIKEEVNVVIGKAKYLLDLTFIRPDGVPVLVLSYYAPYISGEVMLDEDAVEYRWVSLEEAKTLDLIAGIYEEIEEVENILKSS